CTTTTCACTGGCGACCACCTTTTCTCGTcctgttcttttcttcttcttatagACAGAGTAATAACTTTCTGATTATGCTGGTGTAACAGGGTTCTAGTGGCGCTGGAGAAGGTTTTGAAGTTACGAAGTTTGGCCATGGACGTGTTGCACTAATAGGATTTCCAAGGTTGGCTGTTTCCCTTTTTTTGTGTTTTGTGACTGGTCATGAAGGGTTTAATTCTCATCAGGAAAAACAATTTCTAAAGCATTTCATATACTCTTAGTTCTTGATAGTTTATGTAATTGGATCATTTAATTTCTTTTGGTCACTTTTTACATTTTTCATTTCCATCCTTGGTCCCGATATACTTAACGTTAGTAACTCTCTTTTGGATTAGTATATATTTACCGTTAGTAGCTTAAGATGCTGATGCACTTTGATGTGAGATTCGGCACGGGAGAACATATATTAATGATGAGGATCCACCTTTTGCTTCATTACCGAATTGTCTGCACTTAAGTTGTAACTTAAGTTATCAAAAAGCATAAAAAAGGAAGTACTTAATACCTAAGACATATTAACTTATCCTATTTGGTAAGGTGGTACATGATTTTCTTTAGTGTCACTTAACTGCCTACTTCCATGGTGTCTTAAActtctttactttttctttttgacaGTGTTGGAAAGTCTACACTCCTTACAATGTTGACAGGAACACATTCCGAAGCTGCATCATATGAGTTCACAACACTTACTTGCATCCCTGGTATTATCCATTACAATGATACTAAAATTCAATTGCTTGATCTTCCGGGAATCATTGAAGGTGCATCTGAAGGAAAGGGGCGTGGTAGACAGGTATATTGAAGCTGGTATTAGCAATTTGGCAATGAATGTATGTTGTATGGTTGTGATTTCAACCTCTGAAAAGTAGTCATTTTGAACAGGTCATTGCTGTTTCCAAGTCTGCAGACATCGTATTGATGGTTCTTGACGCTTCAAAAGTAAGTGTTGGTCATTTGTTTCTGATAATGGGCCTATTGGGGTTTATGTTCTCCTCTTTGTGGTCATATTCTTTTGGCTAGAATTACTCCTCATCTCTGCTCAAGCTCAGGTTGTACTAAATTGAGCTCAGCGGAGCCCGGCTTGGTTCTTGTAGCAATGTCAAGCTAAAGCTTGGCTGAGTTGCCATGGAGGGAATTGTCTATCCATCAGTGAAAATGTCATAGTTAAGAACACAAATAACTAGAAGGAATGAAGCCAGTCTGAACTGGTGGATGGTCCCTCTCTCTAGTTGTTCTCACCTATTAAAAAAATTAACCACGTACAGTAATACAatgcaaaattttcaaacaaAAATAGTACTACATGACCCCGCAAAAAATAGCATGTTGCAGTCTCCAGTCTCACTATTAAAGGAAAGAAACAGAAAAACACACACAAACACAATAttttaccaacaacaacaaacccagtatattcccacaagtggggtaaACACTATTTTACCAAAACCACAAAAAAAAAGGCACACGGTTAAAAGTACATTTAGGTCCCGTTTTCATTTACAGCAATAAACTCGAACAATTATCAACATTTCATTACCTGTTAAGCTAAGTTTAGTCTTGTTTTCATTTCCAGCAATAAACTCGAACAAATATCAACATTTCATTATCTGTTAAGCTAAGTTTAGAACTATGTTATCTCTCTGTTCATGCGCCTTCTGTTAGGTGATGCTTTTTTTCTTGATTCTCTTGACTCTTAATTAAATATACAACATCAGAGTGAAGGCCATCGGCAAATATTAACAAGGGAGCTGGAAGCTGTGGGCCTGCGACTAAATAAGCGACCTCCTCAGGTGATCCATTATGCTTATTATCCATATTTTCTGTCCCTTAGTTTCTAATAACATATATATTTCTTTTAGTTTCTAATAACATATATATTCCTTAGTCTAATTTTCTCTATCTGGTTTTAGTTTCTAAAGAATTTCACATGTTTATGGAAGATTTTCTCAATGATTATTCACACAGCTAGCCTGCCACATTATTATCAAATGATTTTATAGCCGAGTTCACCTTTATAAATCTATGCTATTTTCTGTCTGACAGCAGTTTGCTATAAAATGTTCTTTTTACGATATTCCTGTGTAGAAAAGACCTTTTCGTGGTCTTTAAAGTGTTAGTGTAACACCCATGCAGTCATTGGTAGTGTATTTTCCGATAGACAAGATTGAACCTCAGGTCTTAGCTTAAATTGTCCAACGGTTGCAGATATACTTCAAGAAGAAAAAGACTGGTGGAATTTCTTTTAACAGCACTGTGCATTTGACACATTTGGATGAGAAGCTATGCTATCAAATTCTGCACGAGTACAAGATTCACAATGCTGAGGTATTGTAGAATAACATGGCGATTTCATCATTTTCAAAACTCCTGTTTGAATATTTGCTTCTGCTTTGATTCCCTACATTGTAGTAATTGTTCACCTTTCCAGCTGTTATTTCGTGAAGATGTTACGGTGGATGACCTAATTGATGTTATTGAGGGAAATCGTAAATACATGAAGTGCATATATGTCTACAACAAGATAGATGTTGTTGGTATTGATGATGTGGACAGATTATCTCGACAGCCGAACTCTGTTGTCATCAGTTGCAACTTGAAGGTACTTAAAAATTTCTGGAATTCTTTTGAATGCTGGTTGAAATGAGCTATAGCTCATTTTGGTGAACCTGAAAGCTCATAGCTATGTCTAATTTAGCTGCTAGTGCTACTGTTATTTTTAATATGTTGGTTTTTGACATTTGCAAATTATATTTAGTGCTACCAAGATCAGATAACATATTTAATTTGAGCATTTTGTGTGCGCATTGTCCTATTGGGCTTGTGCCGGAAGTTAACTGCCAACTCATGATATTCTGTATATGAAGTCTTTCTTTTATGTGGCTTTGTAGAATTCCCTAGGCTTGGTTTGACAAGGCGTTGTCTCTCTCGCCTGTAgcttatccttatgcaaataacTAGAACCCTGTTATTTTCCCAGGGTTGCAAGATCCTTTCTAGTTGGTTCTTAATTTTGATGATGGTATAGAAAAAAAGATTTACTTGGGTTTCCTTGCCGAATTTGGACTTGAATAACTGTACAGCTGCTTCTGATTTTGGAGTAAGAGCAAATGATCTTTACATGCTGACATGCTTTTCAGATGTCTTCCACTGCCTTGGCTATATAGTTAATGATGTGTTTTTTCCCTTATACAGCTGAATCTGGACAGACTACTTGCAAAAATGTgggatgcgatgggtcttgtcaGAGTTTATACAAAGCCTCAAGGCCAGCAACCAGACTTCACAGATCCCGTGGTCCTTTCTGCTGTATGTTATGTGGCACATTATGCTTGAATATTTTCTTCCTTGCCGTGCTCGGTTACTCTGGAAATTCTCAGTCTCTGGTCATTGATTGGTTAAGATGCTTGTGTTAAAGATAGTAATTTGAACAGTctcaaattcttttcttttcttttctaaaatTCTGTTAATGCATCTCCATTGTTGTTTATGATTTTAGGATAGAGGTGGCTGTACAGTTGAAGATTTCTGTAATCACATACATCGGAGCCTTGTTAAGGATGTGAAGTATGTGTTGGTGTGGGGCATTAGTGCAAGGCACTACCCCCAGCATTGTGGCCTCGCCCATCTGCTTCAGGATGAAGATGTAGTTCAGATTGTTAAGAAAAAGGTAAATGACCGTGCTTTTCACATAGTTTTATAATTCTTCCAGCCACATATTCAATGATCTTTAAGTTTCAGGATCATATGGTAATTTACCTTTTCCTCAGGCAACATGTTAGCTGATAGTGTAAATTCAGTTTTGGCCTTAAAACATTCTGTCAGCTAAACCTGACAAGGCATTTAGCTTCTTTCTCATCTTATTAATTAGGAGCTTGTGTCACAAATTATGAGTGATCATATCAACCAAAGCACACATGATAGGGAAGTTCGAGCTAATGTACACTTTAAGTGGTGTAGCTTGGTGCCAATGTTATCGCACTAGGCGCTCCACACAGTTGTTGCCTGTGATACTCAAAAACATGTTCTGTTATGCAGGATAAGGAAGGGGAAGGTAGAGGCCGGTTCAAATCGCATTCTACTGATCCTGCTCGTATATCCGACCGTGTAAAGAAGGCTCCACTCAAGACTTGATTGACCCAAATAGTGGGGCTTTTAGTTCTATGTGCTGATCTTGAGGGTGTGTATGGGCTGCACGTAGACTATTGTTTGAAGAACAAGCTATACAATAAGAATAGCTTGGGGTTTTCTCAACTTTATGGCGTGAAGCCTATTTATCAGAAGAGGGTAGACGATTTCATTGTTGTATTCTGTATTTGATCATGTCACACTCTGCAGTCTGCAGTGTGTATAATATCTGGGCACATTCTTTCTTCCTCCAGATAATATTCACTGCTGCTAATAGTATTAATGTGCTATAGAAAGTTTTGGTTTCAGTTCCTAAAAGTGTTTAGGTGAGAATAAGTGGATTTCTTAGCTTCATGTTATCTCCATCAGTAACTTCATGTTAAGTgtttagatttttcttttcttctttggatTTGATAAACTTGGGATTCTTCTTATAAATCGGCCTTTGAGCCACACAATCACAGTTAATCTAAACCAAAATATGGATTAGCTTCAGTTGCTAGTACCTAGTGGTAGCACAAATACATGATTGACCTATTCTTTTATCAATCCAATATTTAAACTCCACGGCTTCTTATTAATTTATGTTTTTTTCTTAAAACTGGAAGGAATGGTTTCTAAAGAAGAGAACAGTAAAGAATATTCAAGAAGTAGATCCATGTTATACCAAATTCaagaattatatttatttatcttttttgGCTTTGTCACAAAATATTCAGATCCGTCATTTttagggatcttttggtatctgGGTTATCCGAAAACTGTTAGGTAGATATTGATTGTAGTACGGTGAATAAATAACATAGATATCATTATCCAGTCCAGTGAATAGCATTACGGGGAACATTATGTAGGGATATTAGGGCTGTTCATTCGGATccgatatccgaaatccgaaccgatccattcaattttgaatttcggatttcggattggatcggatttcggattatgtttattaaaatttcggatttcggattagtatattttaatccaatccaatccgaaatccgaaattattaggacatgtataaatactacactttaatttacatcaacctccaagttattacctttacaattgctagatttagctatattggcaccatagtactctcataattgcataaacatgaatttttcttaatgtattgcctcttttacaaagaaaatatgcatattagtttaactttgaggcataataatacgatccgatatccgatccgatccaaactttaaaatccgatccgatccgatataattcggatcggatttggattacattttctagaatccgaaatccgaattcgaatccgaaatatgctaaatccgatccgatccgatccgtgcacagccctaaGGGATATGACCTACTGTCAGATTCTCTCTTTTAGGAAATTTGACCTCATGTAGCAAACTATTATAcactatttattataaattaaaataattttaaaatattattatttatagttattttttctattttatagTAAACTAGGTATTTATTTTATACCATATCATTGATTCATGAAATATGTCAGTTTTGTTCATTCTCCCTTTCTTACTTTTCTCTATCAACAAGATTCTCCCTCAAATCTCTCTCCCTTTTCCATCAAGGCAGCCGTCATAGAAGTCATTTTTGGTGGCGATGGTGGACTTTCTGAAGCGAAGAGGGAGTATGCGGACAACTCTGGCAATGGCTACGGATTGAGCTTTTGAAAATCTAAAGCAGAGTTGCCGGAGAAGATTTGAGAGCCAAGTTTTTGATCGTCTCGATTTTTAGTTCTAATACAATGTGTACAATATTTTGCTTGAGCGAAAAATGCCATTTCCGACgaactttcttcttttctttgctaTTGAGTCACATACAATGAGACAAATACATTTGTATTCTATACAACTACACTcaaatatattatatttttatataaatacaTTATATTTTTGCTTGTATTTATATATTCCGAAGGTTTGtatttttttgaataaaatcGAATATCATTGTATTttgtgattttgttgttggaataTGGTTGAATTGAATACGGTGAATTGAATACAATGTATAATAGTGAATAATGAATATCGATGAATTGAATACAATGTATACAGTCGAATTGAATAGAATGGTATACACCTTATTTCTtaattttgttgttgtttgaataCAACTGAATTCAATATAGTGAAATTGAATACAATCCAATATTGCGCTTTCCGTTATTAAACACCCATAATCACAATTTGTTGGCGGATTATCTTATTGTATTTATAAATACATTCGTGCGAGTATATGAAATACAGAATCAAACAGCTGTAATCCCTATTTTTAGGCAGATTACCTCATTGTATTTATAAATACAATTGCGCGAATACATGGAATATATAATTAAACAACTGTAATCCTATTTTTTAGGCGGATTACCTCCCTGTATTTATAAATACACACgcgaatacatggaatacaacacAATAGCAACGAAAATTTGTagaattgattttgttgagttaaaTTAAGAGTGATACACGCTAATTGATCATCTTTCCGTTATTAAAAAGCCGGACTCCCTACTTATTAGTTGAATTTCGcgattgtattcatgaatatagtagcgCGAATACATCGAATAGAGTCCGATAGCAACGAAATATTAGCTATAGGAAGTAAATATGTGTATGATAACTATATTTTCGCAACAAATTTTTGTAGTACCAAAAATAAACtacaacaaaaataatataaagcaaaagaaattttatatataaatatttgtGAGTACAATTCTTTGTATCCCTTGATTCTCCTCTATGAAATTCTCCGTGATTCGAGGGCTTGAGAAGCATCtttctcgaatgtaggatgaTGTAGACCTTCTTGCAATGTATTTAATCGCCAAGAACGTTGAGTAACACTTTGTTATTTCGGGTTAATCTCTGGAAAAAAACTCCGTTGATCACTCCTTTGTTGAAGAACTATGCACTTGATGATTGATCTCTCTGTTTGCGGATGCCTTCACCAATTGCGAAATGCTCTTCTCCAACTCTGAATATCCTGAGAGTTAtgtaacccctctatttatagctATAGAGGACTGTGAccacccgaccagtcgtctcatgagttaccgactccgtttttcctatttctgcttctttatgctttgtttatccgtgttatatggtatcgggtCGGTcagatcgagttcggaaaggatttggtaagatttgagacacttagtctctttagagtgagtttaagttggaaaagtcaaccggatattgacttgtgtgttagagggctcgaatgtgagttccgatggttcggttagctttaggaggtgatttgggacttaggagtatgatcagaatgagttttggaggtttggagtagatttaggcttgaattggcgaaatcggatttttggcgattttcggttggtaggtgagattttgatataggggtcggaatagaattctgagagtttccgtagttccgttgtatcatttgggacgtgtgtgcaaaatttcaggtcattcggacgtggtttggtcgggtttttgatcaaaaacggaatttagaagtttttggaaatttaggcttgaatctgatgtgttttggtcgatttgatgttgtttgaggtgttttgaagattggtacaaatttgaataaggttttgggatatgttgttgcctttggttgaggtcccaggggcctcgggtgagtttcggagggttgaacggatcattttaatttgaagaaaattgcagattttggtttcagctattgcaggtattttactcttcgcgttcgtgtgtggaccctcgcgtttgcgaagagtcAATTGAGGAAGGTGGAATTTAAGACTTCGTGTTCGCGAGGAAAGCTACACGTCCGCTTAGGGCTAAGGGTTTGTGCATCACGTTCGCAGGGAGGAGTCGCGTTCGCATTGAGCAAAAAGGGCAGCTGAGCTTCTTTGGATTTTATTCATCGTGATCGCGAGAGGcggaacgcgatcgcgaagatTGGTCTGagcaaagcatcgcgttcgcgatgggggtttcgcgatcgcgaaagaggaaaattggtcaaagttaaattgtgcttcgcgaatgcgaggctttgaccgcgttcgcgaagaaggatttcaggcctggacagaaggtttaaaaggtttAAAAGATCGTTTCTCTCATTTTCCACACTAGTTATTCTTTCATTCAGGGCCTCCTTCTCTtgttcaagattagctatggtctcatttaagTCCACTACACAGACAACTAGATCATCTGTAGATTGTTCGGCCTCTCTTAGTTCTACGGTGAGAATCTCCTTATCATTTACAAGGCTATAATAGGCATCAATTAGGACATTAGCTAAAGACCTTATCTTCTTAgaagaataggatttcagatttctctaaacatccctgaagtttacctcatcgtcttcatcttcttcatcatcatcatttgACTGTGCCATCAGCGTGAACAGTGAATCATActttgttgcttcagtttccactgccatcatggaactattttCTGCATCTGATTCCCTTTCGGATTCACTTGAGGAGTCACCCCAAGCATCAAGAGCTTGCTTAACGATATTGTCTGCAGCATTTTTTCGATTGAATCTTTTatctggaaccaggttcctttttcctgctttgtCAGGATTTTGCTTGTATTGCTCCTGTTTTGCGAGTGGGTAGTCcttgatgaaatgccctgactTTCTACACCTGTGACAAAGATCGTTGTTCCTtgttttacttgaactgccccactttggtatgccaccatttcttcgaaccatcttttgaaatctcttagtaagataggctatgtcactatcttcatcacttgaaTCACTGCTTTCAACCTTAAGCatcaggttcttttccttcttaggctctcttctttcactgtctttctttcttttcatctcgtatgttttcagattaccaatcaattcatccatggtcagagtctgtagatctttagcttcagtaATGACATTTACTTTACTTTCCAAGAcccaggtagaacactgagaattttccttacaagcttgtttctgggaatgacatctctaagtgagtgaagctcatttatgatggaggtgaatctggtgtgcatatcttgtatagaCTCCCCGTCCTTCATCCAGAAGAGCTTATATTCAGTGATGA
This sequence is a window from Nicotiana sylvestris chromosome 3, ASM39365v2, whole genome shotgun sequence. Protein-coding genes within it:
- the LOC104230839 gene encoding developmentally-regulated G-protein 2, which codes for MGIIEKIKEIEAEMAKTQKNKATEYHLGQLKAKIAKLRTQLLEPPKGSSGAGEGFEVTKFGHGRVALIGFPSVGKSTLLTMLTGTHSEAASYEFTTLTCIPGIIHYNDTKIQLLDLPGIIEGASEGKGRGRQVIAVSKSADIVLMVLDASKSEGHRQILTRELEAVGLRLNKRPPQIYFKKKKTGGISFNSTVHLTHLDEKLCYQILHEYKIHNAELLFREDVTVDDLIDVIEGNRKYMKCIYVYNKIDVVGIDDVDRLSRQPNSVVISCNLKLNLDRLLAKMWDAMGLVRVYTKPQGQQPDFTDPVVLSADRGGCTVEDFCNHIHRSLVKDVKYVLVWGISARHYPQHCGLAHLLQDEDVVQIVKKKDKEGEGRGRFKSHSTDPARISDRVKKAPLKT